From the genome of Bacteroides sp. MSB163, one region includes:
- a CDS encoding RNA polymerase sigma factor — translation MEQNTKEKQFTSLIEEYKRVIYKICYMYATDGDNFKDLYQDVVINLWKGFEGYEGKGKPSSWIYRVGLNTCISFYRQQQRRGEHTSLDSLYGLEAEDSETTKRLKEMYRLIAGLDKFERAVILLWLDENSYEEIAEIVGVPRNTVASKLKRIKDKLTKQANS, via the coding sequence ATGGAACAGAATACGAAAGAAAAACAGTTCACTTCCCTCATCGAGGAATACAAGCGAGTGATCTATAAAATCTGCTACATGTATGCAACGGATGGAGATAATTTTAAAGATCTCTACCAGGATGTAGTAATAAACCTTTGGAAAGGCTTCGAGGGTTATGAAGGAAAGGGTAAACCTTCTTCGTGGATTTACCGCGTGGGATTGAATACCTGTATCTCCTTCTACCGCCAGCAGCAACGCCGGGGCGAACATACTTCCTTGGATTCCCTCTACGGTTTGGAAGCAGAAGATAGTGAAACGACCAAACGCTTGAAAGAGATGTATCGCCTCATTGCCGGACTGGACAAGTTTGAACGTGCCGTCATCTTGCTGTGGCTGGATGAAAATTCTTACGAAGAGATTGCGGAAATTGTCGGTGTGCCGCGCAATACTGTAGCTTCAAAATTGAAACGAATTAAGGATAAACTTACAAAACAAGCGAATAGCTAA